ATAAATGAGATTGTGCTTACATAAAGAAATGATCCTCTTAAGTGTAGAATTAATGGacttttagatatgcagatgacaccacccttatggcagaaagtgaagaggaactagaaagcctcttgatgaaagtgaaaaaggagagtgaaacagttggcttaaagctcaccattcagaaaactaagatcatggcatctggtcccatcactttatgggaaatagatggggaaacagtgtcaggcgttatttttgcgggctccaaaatcacggcagatggtgattgcagccatgaaattaaaaagacgcttactccttggaaggaaagttaatgaccaacctagataggatattaaaaagcagagacattactttgccaacaaaggtccatctagtcaaggctatggtttttccagtggtcatgtttggatatgaaagttgggatgtgaagaaagccgagcgctgaagaattgatgcttttgagctgtggtgttggagaagactcttgagagtgagtcccttggactgcagggagatgcaaccagtccattctaaaggagatcagtcctgggtgttcattggaaggactgatgctaaagctgaaactccagtactttggccacctcaagtgaagagttgactcactggaaaagactctgatgctcggagggattgggggcaggaggagaaggggacgacagaggatgagatagctggatggcttcaccgactcgatggacatgagtttggttgaactccaagtgttggtgatggacaggggggcctggcatgctgcgattcatgggatcacaaagagtcggacacgactgagcgactgaactgaactgaactgacacaatatCCTTTCTGTGTTGGTGCTTGTATTTAAGACTGTAAATCTCATCAGCTTTTGCACAGTTAATGTCTCTATTAGACTCGTTAAGAAAGTATCTTCTAtagttaataaaatgtaaagactgcACCTGCTATTATGCTAGCTTTCATTCTTACATATTATCACAGGGAACTTGCTTTAATGAATTTATTCTGAgaagttttaaatcaaattctaTGTCAGGATTTTACATTAATGTCCAAGAGCTGGTTAGATTTGTTCAATGTTAAAATAGATATTATGGTAACTTCCTCATCAgttaaattactaatttaaagTATAACATGTTTTTGATTAAGAGAAACTAACTTATAGAGAAATTTGGCTGAGAATAGACACCTGTTAAggccctttgttgtacagaatgcTGTGCTTTAATAAATCATGATGTTGTAATAGAATGGTATCTTCCTGAGTAATAATTTATAGTGTTTCTCTAGTAAATCTTGAATAGCTTATTTATCTTCTGTGGTCAAAAAAAATGTTCTGCTTCCAGTCATATGTTCTGTAAATCTTCATGTCACTTACATGTTTGCcatcatttttgctttactgtATTTGCCTCTACGGATTCTTGAAATTTTAGCTTCAGAGTCGCAATGAAtctggtttctcttcatttctttgcatgcatCTATCAGCCTAGTGATTTAAGGAAGCAGTGTCGAAAGGTAAACTATTTAGTAATGTAGCACGCCTTTGTTTCTCTGTGAAGTATTAAAGAGTCCTTATCGTTTAACATGAATGAACACTGTGTGATTATGTCCTGGTGAATAATTGACGTTTTAATGGAAGTGATGAAACTCACCCACCACTTAAAATGTGCTGATGGTTCTGTTGGAAATAGGTCATTCGTTGGGACAGTTGTAAGTGTGCCTTTCTCCCACTTGTTTGCCTTCTGATCATCTCATGCATGTTTATAATAGACatagtattatttcttatttttaaaatgttctttacttatgtttttggccatgctacacagcttatgggatcttagttccccaagcagggatcagaccagtgtcccggcagtgaaagtgccaagtcttaacctctggaccaccatggaatttcCGCTTGGTGTTTTCATGTAAGAAATGACTGAATCAGAGCCATAGATGTTAGATTTGCGGGAAGCCAATTTAATGATGGTGGGTAGCAGTGTGCAGGAgactctgtgtgccaggcacgtGCTTTCCGAGTCTGTCATCTCAGCCCCAGGTGAGATCCAGATTGCTGCTATCCCCATTCAGCAGACATAGACACTGAGGCTTAGCGAGGCCGGGCACCCTGCCCAGGCTCTCACACCCAGCAGCACGGTGCGGACTGGTCTGATCAGAGCCTGGACACTTAACCATGGTGCTGTCCAGCCACCTTTCCTCCAGAGGCTCTCGTGTCCATCACGGCATCCCTGATGGAGGGAGCATCAGGAGGGAGCTCGCTGCCTCTCCCCTCGGGTCACTTGGATGAGCCCCTGTTGTTGGAGTCCAGTGCCCCAAGGGCTGGCCTTCCTTGtccctctcctgctcccagccCACTGACCGAGTACTCCTGGGCCTTCCCGCAGGACTGGGGTGGCTGTGCTCCAGTTCAGGCAGCTCAGTGCCCAGGAGCCCTTCTCCTGGGCACAGCAGACCAGCGCTGTCCCCCTGGGGTTGGTGACCTGGGTGTGCCACTCGCCTGCTCTGTGGCCTGCTTTGCCCTCCTGTTAAGTGGACACGGTGCTGCCCATCCTGGCCATGTGGGCACCAGTGGTGTGGCTCCCATCCTGGGTAGGGCAGCCAGGCTGTGGACCCAGAGGCCTTCCTCAGGAGAAGGCCCAGGCGAAGGGGCTGGCCACAGTCCCTGACTTTGAGGCAGGTGTTTGTCTCCACTGAGTCCATAGTCAACCCAGGTGTGTCACTTCCCTGCTCTGTTCGttgctgttttctgatttttataaatgcttattttaacttgaatttgagATCGATCCCTGTTCAGTTCCATGTGGATAATTTCTAGCCTTTGTAGCCTTCTGTTGTCTGAGGGTTCTTGTTAGAGCTCAGGAGAGGGTGCCCAGTTTATCCAGCTGCTGTTAAACGAGCTCAGCTGTATTTTGCACTGTCACTTTGTTGTCACCAAGCTCCCGTGGGACTGCACGGGATCAGTATTCTTTACAGAATCCCACTAAAAAGGCACAGGTTAGTTGGTTAAAACAACACActcattgtttataaaaatacatgccATGCATGTCTCCTAAAACCTCCCCTGGCTTAACCACACACCCAGATGTGTCAGTGAGACCTGTCTGGACCCTGAGGGGTTAATCTGTTCCCCACACTGTTGCCACCACTGTCTTTCCTGTCCTCACACCCAGGACCAGCAGAAACGCTGGGAGTCCAGGAGagatcatctctctcttttttttttttttaatttgtttattttttagttgaaagataattgctttacagaattttcttttctatccaacctcaacatgaatcagccataggtacccatatatctcctcccttttgaacctcccaccCCACTAGGGTGATACAAGATCATCTCTTAGTGAAGACCAGGGGGTGCTTTACGGAAACCACTGTGAGCGAATGACACTCGAACTGCGTGTAAGTACTTCAGTGAGTAGCCCCGAGTCTGTATGTTACCGAGAAATACGATCCAGGCACATGGTGTTCGCGTGGAGGGGTTAggtaccttttctgtgtttctcttgtTGTCATGGGTTCCAGTAACCTGCATCATCATTACAAATGATCTTGGGTGGTGGCACAAgctgtgtctttttctccttcaaacagAAAGGTCTGGACGGCTTTGCTGAGAGGTTTCgtactctagctgtggtgcttctGAGCAGCATCTGGCAATGAGCACAGTCCTTTCATCAGGGCAGTTCATGCCATGCAGGGTCCACGGTGCTGGCGTCGCTCTGCTGTCCTGCCCGGCAGGGCCATCTGGTCGCTGGATTCCAGAGAGGGCAGAGCCCAGCTGCAGGAAGGCTCCCATCCATGGTCTCTGCACTCAATCGGATGCTCTCGCTGCCCCATAGCCCTGCTTCTCTTGAACAAGACAGTCCTTTAAGATGGCATTAAGCTAGAACAAGGGGGTTTTTTTGTACTTGGGGGAAAGCATAGCTAATAGATTTTCAAATAAGTTTCTGGTTATAATGTAACGCCTATGTGATTGCCATTTTCAAAACAGTCTATTGTTAGCCAATTGGACACTTACCTCACTCCCTCAGCTGCCAGCTATACGGGAAGAGGTAGGAGATGACAAGACCACCATCAAATGTGAAACCTCGACCCCCGCCTTACCGCTGTCCCTTCGGCTGGGCCGCCTGCACACGGGGGCGCTGCACACAGCCACCCATGAGGACCTCAGGGACGCCCACAAGTAAGCGGCCTGTGTGCCCGTCATCAGTTTCAGGAGCCCTGCGCCTCTTGTCTTGAAGGAGTTGCAAGGATGATTTTAAAGGAATACCCTTGGGTTTAGTGCCTGTGTTTAGTGGTGAACTTCAGGTGCTGGGGAAGAAGAGCTCAGTgacctcagtgattttagaaaacGTCCTTCTCTACAGATTGACTCCTGTGGGAGCTTTCTTCCTGATCTTGGTAGAGGTCTGCCCGGCCCGGGGCATGTTCCTGACAGTGATGGCCCTGTGCCTCTCAGGTTCGCTCTTGAGGGTCCCTCCCTTTTCCTCAGGGGTCTCCTCTCAGGAGACTCTGTCCCCTCCTGTGACTGACACTGTCCTCATTGAGACCACCACCTAAGCTCCCGTCCTGAGCCAGGCAGCACTCGATGGAGGACACATGTGGTCACTTGGCCAGCAGACCTGCACGGTGACCGTCGCTCTCCTGCCATGGCCGGGGACAGTCACcctgcaggaggtggggggaaCTGCCCAGAGCAGGGGAGCTTGCCTTCTGCTTGAGCGTTTTCACCTGCTGAGCAGCGACCCTGATGGAGGGTCGGAGTGCCCTCTGCACCAGCTGGCCTGGAGTCCAGCCCTCCTCGGGGGAGAGCTCGAGGCAGAGAATCTCAACTTCCTGGGGTGGTTCTCTGTGTCTCGGAGCCTGCATTGCTTGTGTGGAGTGTGTTTGGTGAAGGAGACTCCACTGTCTGCTTCGAGGTTGAGGTGCGGGTGTTGCTGGGTGCCCATTTCTATCAGTAGATCTtgtggaggggtgtgtgtttgtACAAGGGTGCCAGTTAAAGGTCCTTTTCTCTCCCTAAAGCTCGACAGGCTCTCAGGACAGCCCCGGGAACAACCCCAGCAGCGGCACGAGCAGGCAGGACTCGCTGCACAAAGCCCCAAAGAAAAAGGGCATCAATTAAGTCCTCCATCAGCCTCTTGTTTCGCAAGAAGGAAAAGGGCCGGCCTGAAGACCCCAACAAGGAGGCATTAGGACCAGGTGGGTGCTTCACCTTTCAGAGGGAGGAGGGCCTGCAGGCATCTCCCTTCTGTGTCTCCCCTGTTGTCCCCACAAGGCTCCAGTCACTCACGCTGGGGGTCCTCCTAGGAGCAGGAGTGGAAGAGGCGTCTGTCTTCTCAATGGGTCTGAGATGATCAGATGAGTTAATGAGTGGACGGATGGATTGATTAGTGAGTGGATGGTTGGATGAAcagatggctggctggatgggtggatggacggagcatggaatgaataaagcagatgATTGTACTCCAATGCTAGAAACATATTGTACGAAATCAATTGAGTAGGAGCTAGGCAATGATTGTTTCCTCCTAACAGTGACATGTGTTTGGAAACTGCCTAAGTGCTCATCAGTGAGGGGTGAAGTACAATCTGTGGACACCCCACAAGGAACAGCCCGccctccttcctgccacctcCCCATCCAGGAGCTCATCTGCCCAtgcccctaccccaccccacagCCATGCAGGTCCTCCTGAGGTCCCCTCAtcacacagggttatcattaGGCCCTCATCTCGCTTGGCTTCATCTCCTTGAAGACAGGGTATGTTCCTGCCTCTTCAGCCACAAATTTGTTGAGTCTTGTTTGTGCTGGGTGTGGGATTTACGGGGGTAAGTAAAGCAGATGTGATCTGGAGCACAGTTAagtgacaagagagaaaaaggagcaggTTATTAAATGTGATCcctgttattaatatatacaatgcTGCGATGGATGGTGCATTGATTATATACCAGATGCTGTGTGTGCCCCTTCCCAAGCAGGTGTTGCCCCCTCCAAATTTACAGAGGAGGACACAGTGACGGTCACACGGTCAGGGAGTGGTGAGGGCAGGTTCACACCCACGCAGCAGGACCAGGCACTTTGCCAAACCCCAGCCACCTCTCTGGTGGATGCCACCGGAATGAGATGGTTCTATGGCatgatgattcaatggacatgagttggagcaaattccaggagatactgaaggacaggaaagcctggagtgctgcagtccacggagtggcaaagagtcggacacacctgagtggcTGAACTAAAACCTGAGTGTGTGCTAacctgcttcagtcgtgtctgactctgcgaccccagggactgtagcccactagctcctctgtccatgggattctccaggcgagaatactggagtgggtggccacgccctcctccagggcatcttctcgacccacggatcgaacccacatcgctTGTTATCTGATGCAcgggcaggcaggatctttatcCCAAGCACCACATGGAAAGCCCCAGTGAACGGTGACAactagaaatgcagaaaataaggGCTGCTTCTAAGTTAAACTGGAAGAGCAGCAAGCACGGGttataaagaggaaaacacatgCCACCCCGCGGAAACTGCGACAGCCAGACAGAGGCGGTTGCTGTGGGGCGCCCTAAGAGCCTTGCTCGTCGCCACCCTTTCACTCTGATCTGCAGGTCAGGCCAACAGGCCGCACCTCTCCTTGGGGGGCGTGCTGTACTTGAGGTGCACGGCCTGCGAAAGGACACCAGCCTGCTGACGCCAGCCCGCCACCAAACACCGCCAAAACCAGACCAGGAATCGCCAGGCCAGGCCCGGGGGCCCGAAGGGCTTCCAGGACATCCCAGTGACGGGGAGGGTGGGCGTGTTTGCGCGTGGGGCCTGGGGGGTAGGCTGAGGGGTGCGGAGGTCTTGGCCCATTCCCACCCCCAGCCACTCCAAGCCCGGCTGCATTCGCTGAGCAgggcctgcccccaatccgtttCTCTGATCAGGGCCACGCCGCCCTAGAGGTGTCGATCTTCGGGACCTGCCGTGACCTGACTCCCGCAGCCCGCTGGACTCTAAACCTCCTTCGGGACTAGGCACAATGAATCTTGAGCGCCCATCTTGCTGGGCACCTGCCTGGTGCTGAAACACACCTGGAGCCATGGAGGCGCAGTCCACTGGAGCGGGTCAGCCCCGCCCCTTCGCACTACCGAGGCCCCCCTTTGCCCCCACGCCGCCCGCCAAGCACTCGACCTTCCTGAGAGAGCAGATGAGCCACAGGcaggcacacagacagacacacagacactcgcacgCACCCATGCCAAGGGAGACAGCTGGCCTGCGCAAGCTCCTCAGCCAGAGCCAGAGCACCTGGCAGAGGCCGGGGCCAGACGAACGGGCCGGCGGCCGGCTGTCAGAAGATACAGAGgcagaaatacatgaagattCCGAGACAGACTCCAAGACGGCGAGAGGagatacacaacacacacacacacacacacacacacacacacacacttgagtgtGGTCTTTGGAAATACTTCTGTTCCTAGTTGCTGGGTTGAGCCCAACTTTGAtacgacccatggactgcggcccatcaggctcctctgtccgtggcatttcccaggcgagaataccggagtgggttggcatttccttctccgggggatcttcccaacccagggatcaaacccgagtctcctgcgcgTGGATGCCTTGCCATCTGAACCAGGACATTGCTAATTCCCTaggcaaaatacaaagaatagagcTCGTGTTCTactaaatggaaagatgatttcagaaacagaagctgTCCTTTGTTGGTATCTGTCAATCTTTATGtggtttttgttgatttttactattaAGGCTACTGgaacaaggcaagagagaaaccccagaattgaaaagcaactggcatttttgaaagaaacatgtgcaggcgaagctctcttcctttttgagaGATGGTTAAATGCAAAATCTTGATTCAACACATAAGACTtttgtgaactttatttcaaatCTCCATGATGAACCCCTAAGGCATCCAGGAAGAAAGGACTAGAGGGGCAGACAGAAAGAGCAACCTTTCCCCTTGGAGCCATCTCAACCAgctgcttagttccttcatctcaaGGACTAccatctgggcttctctggtttgtCTGATTCTTGTTTCGGGACCGTTTCTAGTCACAAGGCTGTCAACAgagggggtggtgtgtgtgtgtgtgggaaacCCTTCTCTCCATTCCACATGAGACCCAGTGGATAATCCAAGCCCTGCGCACTGCATTGAGTGTGCAGCAACAGTATCAAGGGTGATGCTGGTTAACAACGCATATTCCTGGAATCCACTCCGTTGGCTACTgactgtgtgtggtggtggtctggaacctagACCTGGAAGCTGTCTTGATGATTGCAAATGACACCAAAGTCTGAGGACGATGGAAGACCTTCACATTTCTGCAAGAGCCAcacacctccagaaggaaccacaagACTTGCCTGAAATGGTCAAGGTATAAGTATTGGACTCAACGTTGGAAGGTCTCCACCTTTGCTATGGAAGTCAAAcgatctttctttgaaatgaaaatggagcataCTGAACGTTCACATTCTTCTAGAGCATTTGAAAACCCCCACCTTGTAGAAATCTGCTGTACGAGTTCCTTGAAAGCAAGAACCTATATTTATGGATGTGTCTTAATGCCGTAGATTGTGCCTCAAATATAGTGTACACATcaacccaggaaaggaaagaattgaaTCGACAAATATACAAAGAGATCAAAAGAGACACCTTGAGGCTTCCCAGAGCTTTTCTATCTTTCACACACTATGTAAATACTGAGCACCTACGAAGAGCTAGGAGGCAAGTAATAAGTTTCTGGAAATAGAATGTggagagaagaagacacagagttcctgctttcactgaGACGACTCTAATGATACATCACAGGCAGATCCTGTGAGAATTATAGAGGGGCCTCTTCCTTCACCAAAACCTgggtgtcagggaaggctttTCAGAGGAACCATTGCATTGAGGTCCATAGGGTGAACCTAGGTAAACCAGGGttgagatgcaggaagaatttcaggcagGGAAAATAGCATCTTGGAAGGCTATGTGACCAGGGAAACTTAGgacattcaagaaatgaaaaatgccctatgggatggaagccaaagagtgcagagggcattccaggcaaaagACATCAGAGAAGAACGTGAGGAGCAAGCCTGAAGAGAAGTGGTCGTATCTTCAATATGATGGGAAAATACAAGAGCCgttggagcagggaggtgacagAATTGCATCTGCACTTCCAAAAGGTCATcttgctccacatcactaatgACTGGAGAGACTCAACTCCAAACTCCAAGGAGGGACCACTTCACATGAGTCCGATTGGGCCTCACTGCAATGTCTgtcaataacaaatgctggagaagatgtggagcaaagggaactctcctcCATGGTGAGTAGGAATGGGAGTTGGTGGAGCCGGTATGGACAAGAATATGGAGGTTCCCGAAGGAACTAAAAGTGGAAGTAGCCTATGGTTCAGCagtcccactcccaggcataGATCCACCCACAGTATAAGTGAACAAGATAGATGCCCCGTTTGGGCACATCTATCTGTGCATGCGCGCGCGTGATCGCCTGctaggcagggggtggggtgggggatggggctcTGGCTGGAGTCGGTGCAAGCCCCGGGATTGCCTGAGGCAAGCCAAAGGAGCCCCAGATGGAGAAGGGACTGCCTGTCGTCTGGTGTCCTGGAAGTCGAATGcgaatgcggaggggctcgcgggcAGCGtggaggcaacccaggtctgcagcgggagcCGGGGCCCGGGCCACCCACTCCCCCCgccctgggaggggctggggctgcgggggGGATCCAAGAATTGGGacgcgggaggtgggagggggtggggctaaAGGACCTCTTCTGGCAGGCAAAAAGCCTCGAGCAcccgggattcccaggtggtctcccatccaagatactaaccaggcccgaccctgcttaacTTCTGAGAGCAGACAAGATCTAGCGCCTTCAGGCTGATATGTCCGGAGACTGAAGCGGTTGGCgccgggcgccctaagagcctTGCACTTCGCCTCCCTTTCGCTCCGACCTGCAGGTCGGGCCAACGGGCCGCACCTCTCGTCGGGGGGCGTGCTGTATTTGAGCCGCATGACCCCCGACCTGACTCCAGCCTGCTGACGCCGGCCCGCCCCCCGAACACTGCCAACACCAGACCAGCAAGCGTCTGCCCGGGCCCGGGGGCCCGAAGGGCTTCCAGGACCACCCAGTGACCGGGAGGGCATGCGTGCGTGCGCGCGGGACCTGGGGTGTGGGCTGAGGGGTGCGGAGGTCTCGGCGCCGTCCCACCCCCGGCCACTCCAGACCCGGCCGCGCTCGCTGAGCGGGGCCACCCCCGATCCCATTCGCTGCTCAGGCCCGCGGGGCCCTGGAGGTGTCGGTCTTCGGGGCCCCCCGGTTCCCAACCCCCGCGGCCCAGGGACCTTTGAACATCCTGCGGGCCTAGGCGCAGCGAAACTTGAGTGCCCAACTTCCCGGGCACCTGCCTGCTGCCCAAACCCACCGGAAGCCACGGAGGCACGGTCGACCAGAGCGCCTCAGCCCCGCCCGTTCGCACTACCGAGGCCCCCTTTTGCCCCCACGCCGCCCGCCAAGCACTCGACCTTCGTGAGAGAGTAGACGAGCCACAGGCAGGCACACAGAGAGACACTCGCACGCACCCACGCCAAGGGAGACAGCTGGCCTGCGCAAGCTCCTCAGCCAGAGGCAGAGCACCTGGCAGAGGCCAGGGCCAGACGAACGGGCCGGCGGCCGGCTGTCAGGAGATACAGAGgcagaaatacatgaagattCCGAGACAGACTCCAAGACGGCAagaggagatacacacacacacacacacacacacacacacacacacacttgagtgtGGTCTTTGGAAATACTTCTGTTCCTAGTTGCTGGGTTGAGCCCAACTTTGatacgacccatggactgtggcccatcaggctcctctgtccgtggcatttcccaggcgagaatactggagtgggttgccatttccttctccggggcggggcggggggggatcttcccgacccagggaccaaaccccaaTCTCCTGCGGGCGGATGCCTTGCCATCTGAACAAGGACATTGCTAATTCCCTAGGCCAAATACAAAGAATAGAGCTCGTGTTCTactaaatggaaagatgatttcagaaacagaaggTGTCCTTTGTTGGTATCTTTGAATCTTTATGTAGTTTTCGTCGATTTTTACTCTTAAGGCTACTTgaacaaggcaagagagaaaccCCAGAATTGAAAAGCAGTTGACgtttttgaaagaaacatgtgcaggtgaagctctcttcctttttgagagatggttaaatgcaaaatcttgattcaacacatatgacttttgtgcactttatttcaaATCTCCATGACGAACCCCTAAGGCgtccaggaagaaaggagtagagtGGCAGACAAGAAGAGCAACCTTTCCCCTTGGTGCCTTCTCAACCAgctgcttagttccttcatctcaaGGACTatcattgggcttctctggtttgtCTGATTCTTGTTTTGGGGACCGTTTCTAGTCACAAGGCTGTGAACAGCGGGTGGGGGTGTTGGgctctgtgggggtgggggaagccctTCTCTCCATTCCACATGAGACCCAGAGGACAATcctggccctgcccactgcattgaGTGTGCAGCAACAGTATCAACGGTGATGCTGGTTAACAACGCATATTCCTGGAATCCACTCCGTTGGCTACTGACTGTGTGTGGTGGGAGACCTGGAAGCTTTCTTGATGATTGCAAATGACAGCAAAGTCTGAGGACATTGGAAAATTTTCACATTTCTGCAAGTGCCAcacacctccagaaggaaccacaagACTTGCCTGAAATGGTCAAGGTATAAGTATTGGACTCAACGTTGGAAGGTCTCCACCTTTGCTATGGAAGTCCAACGATTTTTCTTTGAAGTGAAAATGAATCATACTGAACGTTCACATACTTCTAGAGCTTTTGAAAAGCCCTAACTTGTAGAAATCTGCGGTACGAGT
This is a stretch of genomic DNA from Bos indicus isolate NIAB-ARS_2022 breed Sahiwal x Tharparkar unplaced genomic scaffold, NIAB-ARS_B.indTharparkar_mat_pri_1.0 scaffold_70, whole genome shotgun sequence. It encodes these proteins:
- the LOC109575115 gene encoding liprin-alpha-1-like isoform X1 gives rise to the protein MPRNAADPTWAVLWTSGSLWQTGQQTTQEIGQCYNAPRKASWQRCTMSCQRQGPRGPLPVPGGHLVRHLPPHTVVLRLIEEEKENTEQRAEETESREGRGSLGSLCRFKSVSSLNLLPTSSHAGSCPPLPKPRTRRHSPAQEGDQLGIMTLGDTRSSLSEDQGVLYGNHCERMTLELRLPAIREEVGDDKTTIKCETSTPALPLSLRLGRLHTGALHTATHEDLRDAHKLTPVGAFFLILVEVCPARGMFLTVMALCLSARQALRTAPGTTPAAARAGRTRCTKPQRKRASIKSSISLLFRKKEKGRPEDPNKEALGPGGCFTFQREEGLQASPFCVSPVVPTRLQSLTLGVLLGAGVEEASVFSMGLR
- the LOC109575115 gene encoding liprin-alpha-1-like isoform X3 → MPRNAADPTWAVLWTSGSLWQTGQQTTQEIGQCYNAPRKASWQRCTMSCQRQGPRGPLPVPGGHLVRHLPPHTVVLRLIEEEKENTEQRAEETESREGRGSLGSLCRFKSVSSLNLLPTSSHAGSCPPLPKPRTRRHSPAQEGDQLGIMTLGDTRSSLSEDQGVLYGNHCERMTLELRLPAIREEVGDDKTTIKCETSTPALPLSLRLGRLHTGALHTATHEDLRDAHKLTPVGAFFLILVEVCPARGMFLTVMALCLSARQALRTAPGTTPAAARAGRTRCTKPQRKRASIKSSISLLFRKKEKGRPEDPNKEALGPGQANRPHLSLGGVLYLRCTACERTPAC
- the LOC109575115 gene encoding liprin-alpha-1-like isoform X2 → MADPTWAVLWTSGSLWQTGQQTTQEIGQCYNAPRKASWQRCTMSCQRQGPRGPLPVPGGHLVRHLPPHTVVLRLIEEEKENTEQRAEETESREGRGSLGSLCRFKSVSSLNLLPTSSHAGSCPPLPKPRTRRHSPAQEGDQLGIMTLGDTRSSLSEDQGVLYGNHCERMTLELRLPAIREEVGDDKTTIKCETSTPALPLSLRLGRLHTGALHTATHEDLRDAHKLTPVGAFFLILVEVCPARGMFLTVMALCLSARQALRTAPGTTPAAARAGRTRCTKPQRKRASIKSSISLLFRKKEKGRPEDPNKEALGPGGCFTFQREEGLQASPFCVSPVVPTRLQSLTLGVLLGAGVEEASVFSMGLR
- the LOC109575115 gene encoding liprin-alpha-1-like isoform X4 encodes the protein MPRNAADPTWAVLWTSGSLWQTGQQTTQEIGQCYNAPRKASWQRCTMSCQRQGPRGPLPVPGGHLVRHLPPHTVVLRLIEEEKENTEQRAEETESREGRGSLGSLCRFKSVSSLNLLPTSSHAGSCPPLPKPRTRRHSPAQEGDQLGIMTLLPAIREEVGDDKTTIKCETSTPALPLSLRLGRLHTGALHTATHEDLRDAHKLTPVGAFFLILVEVCPARGMFLTVMALCLSARQALRTAPGTTPAAARAGRTRCTKPQRKRASIKSSISLLFRKKEKGRPEDPNKEALGPGGCFTFQREEGLQASPFCVSPVVPTRLQSLTLGVLLGAGVEEASVFSMGLR
- the LOC109575115 gene encoding liprin-alpha-1-like isoform X5; the encoded protein is MSCQRQGPRGPLPVPGGHLVRHLPPHTVVLRLIEEEKENTEQRAEETESREGRGSLGSLCRFKSVSSLNLLPTSSHAGSCPPLPKPRTRRHSPAQEGDQLGIMTLGDTRSSLSEDQGVLYGNHCERMTLELRLPAIREEVGDDKTTIKCETSTPALPLSLRLGRLHTGALHTATHEDLRDAHKLTPVGAFFLILVEVCPARGMFLTVMALCLSARQALRTAPGTTPAAARAGRTRCTKPQRKRASIKSSISLLFRKKEKGRPEDPNKEALGPGGCFTFQREEGLQASPFCVSPVVPTRLQSLTLGVLLGAGVEEASVFSMGLR